In Fusarium oxysporum Fo47 chromosome XI, complete sequence, the following are encoded in one genomic region:
- a CDS encoding Alpha/Beta hydrolase protein produces MYSLMSPAVLLGSLFFSFLAAANSSIPQVTLQGYGSFAGTNISKTLLGDNLPQPVNAWLGIDYAEQPVGDRRFRPLQSQPQSLKGVQNATKYRSVCLQDRMYPNPDEQDEACLNFNVFRTPGVPLSKKLPTLVWIHGGGFASFSGRDFDGASFVASSADPVVVVTFNYRLNAFGFLPSKLFEREGLLNLGLQDQRFFLQFLQKHLSSFGGDPRQITLGGLSAGAHSTAFHYFHNYGSDKNKPLFARGILQSGSATARSFPGPDYPRYKKDFAGLMKYINCSTDVDDKEQMGCLRSASAEKIREYSAKAYEDAKDQLNWPWQPSIGGPLIEKAGSKSEEEGTFHHLPIITTYTSDEGKYYTPGDLETNDDFVQFWQRISPGLNITDLALINELYPDPVAYPDSPWAGSPNSTQYNRISAAWSDMAYICMSRHTAVTTSRAGVSTWSLHFNTPDFPLVAQSWKGIPHASDAAYIWNDPHVAYPETARIYYRYINSFVLTGDPNKMRLDGTVEWPQYKAGENGNGYAKQLLVNPGNFTVVEEDRGRGRQCEFWNDSERAGRLYK; encoded by the coding sequence AACATATCCAAAACTTTGCTCGGAGACAACCTTCCCCAACCCGTCAATGCCTGGCTTGGAATTGACTATGCCGAGCAACCCGTAGGCGACAGACGCTTCCGTCCTCTCCAGTCCCAGCCCCAATCTCTCAAGGGCGTACAGAACGCTACAAAATACCGATCTGTTTGCTTGCAGGATCGCATGTATCCTAACCCAGACGAACAAGACGAAGCATGCTTGAACTTTAATGTCTTTCGAACCCCTGGTGTGCCGCTCAGCAAGAAACTACCAACGCTGGTCTGGATCCACGGTGGTGGTTTTGCATCGTTCTCAGGACGAGACTTTGATGGCGCTTCTTTcgttgcttcttctgctgatccggttgttgttgttacGTTCAACTATCGCCTCAATGCGTTTGGTTTCCTACCGAGCAAGCTCTTTGAGCGCGAGGGGCTCCTCAATCTTGGCTTGCAAGACCAgcgcttcttcttgcagTTCCTGCAGAAACACTTGAGCTCGTTTGGAGGAGACCCTCGACAAATCACACTTGGAGGCTTATCAGCTGGTGCACATTCAACGGCATTCCACTACTTCCATAACTATGGCTCTGATAAGAACAAGCCTCTTTTCGCGCGCGGCATCCTTCAATCTGGTTCAGCGACAGCTCGATCGTTCCCAGGTCCCGACTATCCCAGATACAAGAAAGACTTCGCAGGCCTGATGAAGTATATCAACTGCTCCACCGACGTTGACGACAAGGAGCAAATGGGTTGTCTGCGCAGTGCGTCTGCAGAAAAGATCAGGGAGTACTCGGCAAAGGCATATGAGGATGCTAAAGATCAACTGAACTGGCCTTGGCAGCCGTCAATTGGAGGCCCATTGATCGAGAAAGCGGGATCTAAGAGTGAAGAAGAGGGCACGTTCCACCATCTTCCCATCATCACGACCTATACCTCTGATGAAGGAAAATACTACACGCCCGGTGACCTGGAAACCAACGACGACTTTGTTCAATTTTGGCAACGAATCAGTCCTGGTCTCAACATCACTGATCTCGCTCTCATCAATGAGCTATACCCAGACCCCGTAGCATACCCCGACTCCCCATGGGCCGGATCTCCGAATAGCACTCAGTACAACCGCATCTCAGCTGCATGGTCCGACATGGCTTACATCTGCATGAGCCGCCACACAGCAGTCACTACATCGAGGGCAGGAGTTTCCACATGGAGTCTTCATTTCAACACTCCTGACTTTCCATTGGTTGCGCAGTCATGGAAGGGAATTCCTCACGCCTCTGATGCTGCATACATCTGGAATGACCCTCATGTTGCTTATCCTGAGACTGCGCGGATTTACTATCGGTATATCAACAGTTTTGTCTTGACGGGTGATCCTAATAAGATGAGATTGGATGGGACCGTGGAGTGGCCGCAGTATAAGGCGGGCGAAAATGGGAATGGGTATGCGAAACAGCTTCTCGTAAATCCTGGGAACTTTACTGTTGTGGAGGAGGACAGAGGTCGGGGAAGGCAGTGTGAGTTCTGGAATGATTCTGAAAGAGCTGGTCGCCTCTACAAGTAG